One genomic window of Bradyrhizobium sp. B124 includes the following:
- a CDS encoding 50S ribosomal protein L11 methyltransferase yields the protein MLDLGCGSGVLGLAALRAGAERLVALDINPQAVLTTKLHIERLGYFERAEARLSDIYSALQPKEKFDLILFAAPYWNRKAKDDLERSCFDEDHRAMASALGGAHIWLNPDCRMYVVFSDQGDIGRVLNLIDDSKLRVRNMHMFRPSIEGGHIRIIWEFTVR from the coding sequence GTGTTAGATCTGGGATGCGGATCAGGTGTGCTGGGGCTGGCGGCACTCCGCGCTGGGGCAGAACGCCTGGTGGCTCTCGATATTAATCCGCAAGCCGTTCTCACCACAAAGTTACACATCGAGCGGTTAGGTTATTTCGAGCGCGCAGAAGCGCGCCTCAGTGACATTTATTCTGCGCTGCAGCCTAAAGAAAAATTTGACCTCATTCTCTTTGCCGCCCCGTATTGGAACCGAAAAGCAAAGGACGACCTGGAGCGCTCTTGCTTTGACGAAGATCACAGGGCCATGGCCTCAGCTCTAGGGGGAGCACACATCTGGCTCAATCCTGATTGCCGGATGTATGTGGTCTTTTCTGATCAGGGAGATATCGGGCGCGTCCTGAACTTGATCGATGACAGTAAGTTGCGCGTTAGAAACATGCATATGTTCCGTCCATCGATTGAAGGAGGGCACATCCGCATCATCTGGGAGTTCACGGTTCGGTGA
- a CDS encoding glycosyl hydrolase: MDSSRISGARSPVASPTGYVRTQEDHNLFRQALNGAGSPSGAPVPARAPIWSSSAPYGTFSREGYSWNNDVWGPGAGPQAISVRAVNQWGVWSNQPNTAGIKSYPHEAFNIGKRLSSINTLTSSFNQDVPPGGAWDFAYDIWDSSNQHEIMLWTNYTGNSDGSGNVKPISYHYAPSGAAIPVYSNVNVGGATWNVFEGFNGHKVISLLRTSKTNSGTVDIKSILQWIKSKGYFGDINVGAVQYGVEITSSPGGMNFNFNNWSVTSK, translated from the coding sequence ATGGATTCCAGTCGGATCAGCGGTGCCCGCTCGCCAGTGGCGTCCCCAACGGGATACGTTCGGACACAGGAGGATCATAATCTGTTCAGGCAGGCCTTGAATGGAGCCGGGTCACCATCTGGCGCGCCTGTACCGGCAAGGGCGCCGATTTGGAGTTCGAGCGCTCCATACGGGACCTTTTCACGCGAGGGCTACTCTTGGAACAACGACGTATGGGGGCCGGGCGCTGGGCCTCAAGCGATTTCGGTGAGGGCAGTCAACCAGTGGGGCGTTTGGTCGAACCAGCCGAATACTGCCGGCATCAAGAGCTATCCGCACGAGGCTTTCAATATCGGAAAACGGCTCAGCTCAATCAACACTCTGACCTCGAGCTTCAATCAGGATGTTCCTCCCGGCGGCGCCTGGGACTTCGCCTACGATATCTGGGACAGCTCAAACCAGCATGAGATAATGCTCTGGACGAACTACACCGGAAACTCGGACGGAAGCGGCAACGTTAAGCCCATTTCATATCATTATGCCCCTTCCGGTGCGGCGATCCCGGTCTACAGCAACGTCAATGTAGGCGGGGCGACTTGGAACGTATTTGAAGGCTTCAATGGTCACAAGGTCATCTCATTGCTGCGCACTTCGAAAACCAACAGCGGGACAGTGGACATCAAGAGCATCCTGCAGTGGATCAAGTCGAAGGGATACTTTGGCGACATAAACGTCGGTGCGGTTCAATACGGCGTCGAGATTACCTCTTCCCCGGGGGGGATGAATTTCAACTTCAACAACTGGTCTGTGACCTCGAAGTGA
- a CDS encoding radical SAM/SPASM domain-containing protein translates to MTAHLMALKDLNPSGRELEITTTTGCIVRCSYCPQDKFAERQRPVSQAKHLGLQDFKRCLVRVPAAIDIGFAGYSEPWLHPECTTMVEYAYARGHGIRIFTTLVGMNGSDVRRLQKLQFRSFVVHVLDDGTFMNSRLVGKTYLNVMRRLVEANIPSIRYIVLGKIHPDLADIVPAKALKRLRPLSGRRGRIDPNVIKPRRPVTGTLTCIGKQQYRNVLLPNGDVTLCCMDFERRHVLGNLLRDQYEYLSEGRMFSEIVNRMDGIEGFLLCRTCEFASPQTSGCCTDADQQRDDGTARVHMLRIF, encoded by the coding sequence ATGACAGCACACCTCATGGCGTTAAAAGACCTAAATCCCAGCGGCCGGGAACTGGAGATTACGACGACCACAGGGTGCATCGTCCGATGTTCCTATTGTCCCCAGGATAAGTTCGCTGAACGCCAACGACCCGTGTCCCAAGCGAAGCACCTTGGTCTTCAGGATTTCAAGCGATGTCTGGTACGCGTACCAGCCGCTATCGATATCGGCTTTGCGGGTTATTCGGAGCCTTGGCTCCATCCGGAGTGCACGACGATGGTTGAGTATGCTTACGCGCGCGGCCATGGCATCCGAATTTTCACAACCCTTGTCGGAATGAATGGGAGTGACGTTCGGCGCTTGCAAAAGCTGCAGTTCAGGAGCTTCGTCGTGCACGTTCTCGATGACGGCACTTTCATGAACAGCCGCCTTGTCGGAAAGACCTATCTCAATGTCATGCGGAGACTGGTCGAGGCGAACATTCCTTCAATTCGATACATCGTGCTTGGTAAAATCCATCCCGATCTCGCCGACATCGTTCCCGCCAAAGCACTGAAGCGGTTGCGGCCCTTGAGTGGCAGGCGAGGACGAATCGATCCGAATGTCATTAAACCACGACGGCCGGTTACCGGAACTTTGACATGCATCGGCAAACAGCAATATCGGAATGTCCTTCTCCCGAACGGCGACGTTACCCTGTGCTGCATGGATTTTGAGCGGCGTCATGTCCTGGGCAATCTTCTGCGCGACCAATACGAATATCTGTCCGAAGGCCGAATGTTTAGCGAAATTGTCAATCGCATGGACGGAATCGAGGGCTTTCTGCTTTGCAGGACGTGTGAGTTTGCCAGTCCGCAGACATCGGGATGCTGCACGGATGCCGACCAACAACGTGACGACGGGACCGCGCGAGTGCATATGTTGAGAATTTTCTGA
- a CDS encoding hemolysin-type calcium-binding protein, producing the protein MTHRTVLVGCASQVFVRSGVYVAQPEHYTSATTRLADKTQEKEMAVMRGTNFNDHVVGTPDNDFIQGRGGNDLIFGGAGDDELEGNQGADTIYGGAGDDFLYGNQGNDTLVGGYGGDNFVFTSGNGNDLVMDFTVGDKLHIEDGINHTGIHTLADLTSHIEAAGPNSTVVHLGAGNSITLSNVNAGDVLHHPDNYFSIMHITDQPT; encoded by the coding sequence ATGACCCATCGCACCGTTTTGGTTGGGTGTGCAAGTCAGGTTTTCGTCAGATCCGGTGTGTATGTTGCTCAGCCAGAGCACTACACTTCCGCGACCACTCGTCTGGCAGACAAAACACAGGAGAAAGAAATGGCTGTAATGCGCGGCACGAACTTCAACGATCACGTGGTTGGGACACCGGATAATGACTTCATCCAGGGTCGGGGCGGGAACGACTTGATTTTCGGAGGTGCCGGCGACGATGAACTGGAAGGCAATCAGGGAGCCGACACGATTTATGGTGGTGCCGGCGACGATTTTTTGTACGGCAATCAGGGTAACGATACTCTGGTCGGCGGTTACGGCGGCGACAACTTCGTGTTCACGAGCGGGAACGGCAACGATTTGGTGATGGACTTCACGGTGGGGGATAAACTGCACATCGAGGACGGGATCAATCACACTGGTATTCATACGCTTGCCGATCTTACCAGTCACATCGAGGCGGCTGGCCCCAATAGCACGGTCGTCCACCTCGGAGCGGGCAATTCAATTACGCTCTCAAATGTGAATGCTGGCGACGTTCTGCATCACCCGGACAACTATTTCTCAATCATGCATATCACCGATCAGCCCACCTGA